The Glycine max cultivar Williams 82 chromosome 12, Glycine_max_v4.0, whole genome shotgun sequence genome window below encodes:
- the LOC100776714 gene encoding MLO-like protein 6, which yields MGGKTLQETPTWAVAVVCFVLLSISILIEHILHLIGKWLKKKHKRALCEALEKIKSELMLLGFISLLLTVGQGLISRICISEKVAGTFHPCPKKYYKKKEESEHRTNNGRRLLAAFLDSDNQNHRRILAAGGGDNCPPGKVPFVSSEGIHQLHIFIFVLAVFHVLYCILTLALGRAKMRRWKRWEEETKTAQYQFSHDPERFRFARETSFGRRHLSFWAQNPVLLWIVCFFRQFVRSVPKVDYLTLRHGFMMAHLGPHSHPKFDFRQYIKRSLEEDFKVVVEISTPIWFITVLFLLVHTDGWYSYYWLPFAPLIIVLLVGAKLQVIITKMGQRIQQRGEVVKGVPLVQPGDDLFWFNKPRLTLYLINFVLFQNAFQLAYFSWTALQFGIKSCFHSQTEDAVIKVTMGVLVQFLCSYVTLPLYALVTQMGSTMKPTIFNERVARALRNWHHTAKKHVKQNRGLQLQTPSSAPSTPNQPKSQANLLRQCHSEMYTYPTSPIRFDSEAHHPYEIDSPPSSISHHHKSKVNASSSSSIHHHEIEMGHLDHDPPQNINEPNSTLVSSGSNQHEIDIEHKKEFSFEKR from the exons ATGGGAGGAAAAACCTTACAGGAAACACCTACATGGGCTGTGGCCGTTGTTTGCTTCGTTTTGCTCTCCATATCTATCTTGATCGAGCACATCCTGCATCTCATTGGAAAG TGGTTGAAGAAGAAGCACAAGAGAGCTCTATGCGAGGCACTCGAAAAGATCAAATCAG AGCTTATGCTATTGGGGTTCATATCGTTGCTCCTAACGGTAGGACAAGGTCTAATATCGAGGATATGTATATCAGAAAAGGTTGCGGGGACATTTCACCCCTGtccaaaaaaatactataagaaGAAGGAAGAGTCAGAGCACCGAACCAATAATGGTCGGAGATTACTAGCGGCTTTTCTCGATTCCGATAACCAAAATCACCGTCGTATTTTGGCGGCGGGAGGTGGTGACAACTGTCCCCCG GGTAAAGTCCCGTTTGTCTCATCCGAGGGTATTCATCAACTCCATATATTTATCTTCGTGCTGGCTGTCTTTCATGTCCTTTACTGCATACTCACTCTAGCTCTGGGTAGAGCAAAG ATGAGAAGGTGGAAACGATGGGAAGAGGAAACCAAGACAGCACAGTACCAATTTTCACACG ATCCTGAACGATTTAGATTTGCGAGAGAAACATCATTTGGGAGAAGACACCTGAGTTTCTGGGCCCAAAATCCTGTCCTCCTCTGGATT GTTTGTTTCTTCAGGCAGTTTGTACGGTCAGTTCCTAAAGTGGATTACTTGACACTGAGGCATGGATTTATGATG GCACATTTGGGGCCTCATAGTCACCCGAAATTCGACTTTCGGCAATATATCAAAAGATCTTTGGAAGAGGACTTCAAAGTGGTCGTTGAAATCAG tACTCCAATCTGGTTCATCACAGTGCTTTTTCTCCTGGTTCACACGGATG GCTGGTACTCTTATTATTGGCTACCATTTGCTCCTTTGATC ATTGTTCTATTAGTTGGAGCCAAGTTGCAAGTGATAATAACAAAGATGggtcaaagaattcaacaacGAGGAGAGGTTGTAAAGGGAGTGCCACTGGTGCAACCTGGGGATGACCTTTTCTGGTTTAACAAACCTCGACTTACTCTCTACCTCATTAATTTCGTGCTCTTTCAG AATGCTTTTCAGCTTGCCTACTTTTCATGGACTGCG ctTCAATTTGGGATAAAATCCTGTTTCCATTCCCAAACGGAGGATGCGGTGATCAAAGTCACAATGGG GGTCCTCGTTCAATTCCTTTGCAGCTACGTAACTCTTCCTCTCTATGCTCTCGTGACACAG ATGGGTTCAACAATGAAACCAACCATATTCAATGAAAGAGTAGCCAGAGCTCTAAGGAATTGGCACCACACAGCGAAGAAGCATGTAAAACAAAATCGTGGATTGCAATTGCAAACCCCTTCATCTGCACCCTCAACCCCAAATCAACCTAAGTCTCAGGCCAATCTCCTACGCCAGTGCCATAGTGAAATGTACACCTATCCCACTTCTCCAATAAGATTTGACTCAGAGGCCCATCATCCCTATGAGATTGACTCACCCCCATCCTCCATCTCACATCACCATAAGTCCAAGGTCAATGCTTCTTCTTCTAGTTCTATTCATCACCATGAAATAGAAATGGGTCACCTAGATCATGATCCGCCACAAAATATCAATGAGCCCAACTCAACCCTTGTGAGTTCAGGTTCGAATCAACACGAGATTGATATTGAACACAAGAAAGaattttcttttgagaaaaGATGA